The stretch of DNA AACATCGCATgcatcatattttttatgtatatttgctAAATCTGGCCAGTCGTAGGACATTAGCCAGTGGGTTTATCAACATAAACACGGCATCACCATCTCTGAAAGGTACTATACATTATTAATGCTAATCCTGGCAGTCTAttaaaacacaatctgtttGTTGTTTCCATAAAAATGACGATGCACTCTGACCAGCGAGCTTTGTTCATTCTAGAAAAGAGTCATAATGTCATATTTTCCTATCATCTCCCCCCAGGGACAGGATCATTCCTTTACTCGATTCGTCTCACTGGACTTTTATAGCTTTTAATGGTATTTATTCAGTGAGTTAGTGGTTAAGCTATTGGATTCACGGCCCAAGTGCCTCAGGACCCATTAGTCCACATATCCAGAGGTCTTTCGAGCTCCACCACCCCCCCCCAAGCTTGATAAGTTGGAGGAGTCATAAGATCTCTATCCCCGGTGATCAAGATCTTCATTTGTCTGTAAACGCATCAGATGATGGGTATCATGTCAACTACTTCTGCTACCCCCCCAAGTCACTAGTATAGAGCAGCCACAGACATGATAGTAGGCTTATCTGCCATCGCTTTGTTCATTATGGCGGAGTTGGCTGATCTGGTTGACTTGGCAGGTTCTTTATCTTCCCTTTTGAAACTTCCTGAAGCTACGTGCCAAGTTGAATATAGACACCCGTCTCCATTAGAGAAAGCTGGCCAAGGGTATAGGAGTATCCATGCTCTTCTGAAAGAATTTCGGCCCTTTTTTAAATCATGGTTGTGTACATGGAAGCCCATAGCTCagattatttgttatttacacATTATGCCCCGCGGGGTGATCTGTTGGCTAATAAGAAACttgttatataaatacatgtgttttttcatgtggCTTTCACTAATTGATGGATTGATATACAGGTGCTGCCAGACGTGCGAACATCTGGATCCTCTCCCTGTCTCCATTccagttttaattaattacttCTGAGTGttcgtgtgttttttttaaaactatatttcgTAGCGTATATCCACTTCTGGAACAGGGTTAGATAAATACAGCTTGTTAAATGATCAGAATCTGTAATTTGGTGAACAGCTGTAATCATTTTATGTTACTGGGGTTTTGGTGTCATGGTTTTGCGTTAATATGACCCCTAATTCTGGAAGTTAATTAAGAGCTATCTCTAATGTTTCTTTATTGAACATAATTAAACTTCACAGGCaatatgtcccacagtgccacctttgccctccacacagcttgcctgtgccacctgtTCCCTCAAGCAGCAtgtcagtgcccccaagcaGCTCCTCTGTCTCAtatttgtcccaaaacagcctgccctgccatatttgtccctaaacagcctgcatgtgccaccttTTCCCctaaatatcctgcctgtgccacctctgcccccttaaACAGACTATCTGTGCCACATCAGCCCCTAAAGAGTCTGCctgtgtcacctctgccccttaacagtctgcctgtgccacctctgtccccaacagcctgcttgtgtcaCCTCTGTGACCCAACAACGTATTTGTGAGCCCAGGAGAGGACACAAGAAGCATCAAGCAACTTAACACTGATTTTTAATCATGGTTGATTTCTAATTGGCTCTTGTTTTAGCTTAATAGATCCTTTCAGATCAGGTTATAGACGAGTAATCCGAAGAGTCGCAGAAAACATGCAGATATTATATTTTCAGtggcaatttatatatatataaagggttTTATATATGAGTAACCTATATCCTTTAGGTTTGACATTTAAATACTGATGTatgtaattgttaaaaaaagacagaGACAAAGTGAGTCATCCTCTTAGTGATCGTGAGTTCGAGTTCGCAAAGTTCTGCAAAGCTATCAATGCCAAGTCCATCCTATGTACATCTGCTTCAATTCAAAAGCCAGTTGGATTTGAAAGGGTCCCAGGTGCTACAAGATACAGTTATCTGACTTACTGTTAAGTCGTTCACTAACAAAGGTAATGGTTTTGTAGTTATCGACCTCGAGGTGCACTCAACTTTTTCCTTTAGTGAACAAACTTCTATATGAACACTGCTAGACATTATCAATGTCAAGAACCCTTTACTgcgttttttttccaatgaGTGTAAGTGGcgcttttttcttttagaagagaaaaatatacaaaaatacaaaagaaaataaaagacacAAAGTAAAGAAATGTTCATTGTTTTCTCCCCATATTCTAAATAGAAATGTAATCTTTACTGTTTGAGTCACTCAGGATTGATGGTTACAATGTCATTTAACGTCATATGTGTATCAAATATaatcatttttcatttcatatattaaatatattttatattcatgtttaatcagCATTATCATTTAAATTCCCGTGTATATGAATGGCAATGCAGCCCCAGGTTTGGGATCTACTGGGGTATCTAATCCTGTTACCATGTTAGCTGAATCAGTGGTACCATagagcctcattaatggtgtccaaagAGAGCTATAAATAGGTTAAAAGAAATGCAGTACCACTTTTTCCAGCTCTATAGTAATTAGTACATTGATATTAGGATTAAATACGGAGTGCTTTGACATGGTGGGGGGCTAAGCGATATATGACCTCATAGTGTGATGGAACCCCCAATAATCATACTTGAGATAGGTATATGTTGTATGTACATATCGGTTATTTCACCAGCACCCTGAAATCTGTATGTAGATGCCGGTTAGGTGTGTGctgtacatatttacatacacacataacacacatacacagagacGTGGATCACAATGTGACCTCCGGCCTCCCCATTTTACTTGACATCTCTTAATCTCCAGACCCCATTTGATGATTGTCGGTAATAatcacatcattttttttattcttcagaaAGCCTTTTTGCACAGCCCTCGATGGACAACAATCGAAACTCCCAAGGGCGTCCTAATTTAGCTCGTAAAGATAATGGTGCATTTCCAAGGTCACATTCAGCTGACAAAAGGGATTTCAACCAAATCCTTCAAGAACAATGACATTGTCTCTGACCCAGTCTGACTTAAATCCCAGTCTCCACAACGATCCGCTGGCTGCCAGCACACACATCCGGTACGCCAAAAACCTTTATCTATGAATGAGTTAATATTTCATTCAGAAGATGAGGAGATAGTCGTCTCGACTCCACCTTCCAGTCCCCCTGCGGACTGAGAAAACTGATACCTTCATTCTAGTGGAGGAAATCCAATATCCCCCATCCTCTGGAGATAGGTCCAGAGAACAGGATACTGAGATGCTTGATGGATCCTTCTCATACTGTGCAGAATGGGATGGGGATGGGAGTGGGGCAGGAGTGTGATGGGGTAAAAAAAGCATACAGGAGCCAAGACATATTATGCTTATGTGATGCCTATAGAAGCTTATTGTTTAACCAGAGAGACATAAAGAGACCAGTGAGCCATAAATATTAACATTGAGCTTGGAGGTCAAAGGGTTCTCAAAGCTTCGCCAAGTGATGGGTTTGCCCACACATCATTATATATGTGCTATAAACACATTCCTCGCTTTCTCTATGTAAGCAATTATGGAGTAGTTCCGGTCTATTAACAGGTGCTGCTGAAGGGTTAACTTAAAATGACTAAGTGTATCCTAAATGGAAATAGATCTTCTTGTTAGAACAGGGACATCTTGACCCATTATGTGCAACATTGAAGATgatagcgtgtgtgtatgtgtggggtgTGCTGACAGCATTTTCAGCACCAAGGACAGCTCCTCTCCTTTCCATTGATTCATCCACCAGATAAGCTTCCCGGCTGGAGGAGGGTAGGCAGCTGCCTTTACGATCCCATGGAGATATCCACTTCCAGGGTCACAGACAATGCTGCTCCAGTATAGTGTGAGCTCTATCAGAGGCTGAATTAATGAGACCCTACAGAACATAGGTTCTGTAGGGTTCTTAGCGGATCAGTGACGAATCGAGAAACCCTCATTGAAGCCACTTTTAAACCCAGACTGCTTGAGACTGAATTATGATTTGACATAACAGACTTCCGCATCTTGGGTTAGAAAAGTGGTGTTATTTTgagtatatatttaatttgggATCAATGAGAGGTTGATCCATTACTCATGGTACTTACGCTCATTAAGGACCCCAACATCCAGACTCTCTTAAAAAACTAGCAAATGGAGTTCATGTACACATTTTCATTCAGGTACAACTTGTTAAAAGTGGTGCAGTCACCATGACAACCAAAAGAACGTTCCTGTAGAGCAGTGCTACACGAATAActcattatattacatattgcaTCACAACATGAACAGCCTCTGTCTTTTTTTGATCCAAAAGGATATTATCCTAAAGTATGTGTTGACAAATAACATCATGTGTTGTCAAATGGATCACCTGCCACTgctgtgaactacaactcccatcatgatGGCTGGCTGAACTTGATAAGCTTTGTAGTCCACAGTAAATATGGCTGAAATAGCCAGTCTGCCATGTACTACCATGTAATAGAACCATCTCCtatttgtatattaatatgGACAAATATGTATTCACATTATCTGATCTGGATCTGTTTAACCCTCTAATTGCCACACTGGGATGCAGCCCATTGTGTCTGGCACTCATAAGGTTAAGCAGGAGATTTAAGGCTTCCATATTAATTTGATGCTCTTTCAGTGTTAATACAGTCAAATAAAACCACTACAATAAGAATGGCTCAGATACAAAATTATGGATCAAAaagtatttaatgtgtttgatgCAAAAAATGTAGTAACTCAACTCAATGTACAAGGTGCATGGTTGGTGCATGGGTAGCAatgtgctctctctctctctctctctctctctctctgaggtGTATAGCCTTTCTGTCTACTTAGACATAATGCAAGCTAGTCTAGGATGATGTCTGTCTGCTTTATACTATTGGGTAGAATGGGCTTTAAATAAGGGTGATATTGTCAGATGTGTCTTctaaaagagacagagagaaaagCAGAGAGGATAGATTGCCagctatatagatagatagatagatagatagatagatagatagatagatagatagataatctCTATTGATTCTACATAGATGatgtatgttttctttataGGACTGTTCATAATTTTAAAGGTACAGAGGGGGCTTTAAATCATGGTGGGATTGTTAGATGGTCTGCTGAAGACAGGGGGGCAGAGaggatagatatctatatagacAGATAATAGAAAATTAGATaggtggatagatagatagatagatagatagatagataaggaGCTCTCTCCTGATACCAATTAGACAATATCTGATTTCTTTATATGATTGCTCCTAATTTTAGAGGCATTGAGGAGGCTTTAAATCAGAATGTCAGATAGTGACTGAAGACAGACTCAAGGGTTTTCTTTAAGAAAGACTGAGGGAGGAGCTGAATGGATAGAAAGATTgattggatagatagatagatagatagatagatagatagatagatagatagattatttttattgatattgtACGTATTTTATAGTACTGTGAAATATCACCAACATTCACATTTGACTCCCTTTTCAGCTCAATGCACTCctgcttaaagggttaacatccTCCGATCAGTGTATGGTGCTGTAATAGTTCCAAATCTTTGCTTTCAATCTTTGCACCGTTATCATAAAAGTATATTCCCTATTGAACCCCCAATAATTCCATCATTGCAATAATTTTCTCATTGTCATCATATCACCGGTAATATGATTTGGTGATTTTAGCTTTAATATCACCCCTCCATTCTGGAGTTGAATTGGTGAACTGGAAACCATCCACAGTACGATCTCTTATTAAATACACGATTTTGCCTGCTGTGGAACAGAGAGAGAGCAGGCTGTTTCATCCCTGGACCTCCTTAATGCGATCACTCCTTTCTACAACACAATTAAAGAAGGATTCCTCCCAGGGTGAGGAgtgtcccccccctccccactgtATATAAGGGGCTGCCTCTGCATCACTGCAAGCATTCAGTGGGCAGCTCTTGGTGCTGAACTACCAGATCCTGCGTGGAAATTACAGCCAGTGGTGCTGAAGGAAAGCAGGACACCAAGAAGGACTTTGTCGCCGACCAAGCCATGATTACTGGAGCTTGCTGGAAATGTTTgctcctctctttctttttcctaaGAGGATCTGCGCAGAATTTTGCACAGACGAGGTTTATCTGCACCTCAGTGCCTGTAGACGTGGACATGTGCACTTCTTCAATGCAGAACAGTGGTCCCACGGAAGACTTGAAGACCACCATACTCCAGTTGCGAGAGACGGTTCTCCAGCAGAAAGAGACGATTATGAATCAAAAAGACACAATTAGGGAACTGACCGGCAAACTGTCCAGGTGTGAGGGTCACACTCATCTAGAGGTTCCTTCCAATGAACCAAAACTTGGAACCCCTGGCTCAAAGAAAAAAGAGACTTCCAAAAACACAATGGGAGATTTATCCAGGACCCCCACAGCTGAGACCCTCACCCAGCTTGGCCAAACTCTGCAATCATTAAAGACTAGGCTGGAGAACTTAGAGGTATGTCTGGACGCATGATTTTTATACTGGGTCTTAATACcttatgatgatgtcatgtttcattagatttttattattactaattattatgattatttattatatttatatattataatataatatttgtgaaGCTAATCCCAATATTACATTCTACTATGAAATCATAAAATATTAgtgattactattattattgttaatattattactagTCTTGTCAGTATTATGTATGATTGCTTTTTCTAAGCTAAACTctagataaaatgttttttgcctGAAGCTGTAAGCCCATTATTGCTTTCTACTATGAACtcataaactattattattattattattattattattatacagtggaAAACAGTGTTTATTGTTTAAACTATAAAGGATCATTGGACACATGGTATTAGTTAAATGGAATGAATTAGACACGTGTTTGCCCTTGAAATCCCATGTCGGGGACTTGGAGAGAGCTCTCCCTGTAATAGGTTTCTTGGCTCATTTCAAGGAGTTATCTAAGACAATAAGCTCTTAATTCGTTTACTTTAGAAAGCACCATGTTAGTGATGTTTGTGACAATCCACTTATCCCCCCTCCCTGGGTGTCTTGCCCCTTGTAGATGTACAGCAGAGGTAATTCATCCACCCAAGCCAGCAGTCTCAAAGACTTGCTGCAAAGCAAGATAGATGACTTGGAGAAGCAAGTTCTGTCCAGAGTGAACACCTTGGAAGAAGGGAAGGTAAACCTTAAGAATGAAACCGAACAGAGAGGCAAGATTGAGAGCACACTCACTTCCCTCCATCAGAGAATTACAGACTTGGAAAAAGGTAAATGGCAGAGAGAAACATTACAGTCATCGCCTCCTGCTGAAAACTATAACTCACATCATCCTCAGCATTCCTGGGTCTATATTCCCCACTATCTCTTGTGTATCTCATGTTAACCCTGTGCAGATAGAAAGTTCAAATTAATCGAAACCCATGTTATCAAATTGTGGAGCTTGtgtgatttttaaaataataatatagatgcTATAGATAATATAGTTTGGTAATTTTCAAGGGCATGCATTTGATATTCAGAATTCATCATGTTCTAATATTTAAATCCATGAcacaatgaatgaatgaatgcatattgtatatttaaagatacatgcttatgtatatataataaggcATGATTAGGTCGTAGTATATTAAGGTATAATGCAGATGTTCaatgcatattttatgttttctgtatAAGCCTAAGAGGGCTTCCTATTGTTAATTTGCTACCACTGCAGATATGACTCAATTAATCACTCCAATGGAAGGAATAATACACCTAGATCCTTATAACCTGGCCAAAGGTTCCTGTATGGAGCTGACTAACAGCTCTGCAGTGCAGGTGACTTGAGGCGATGGTAGCTCCCCCAGTACCTTCCTCAGCTCAGACCTCAGTTTGCGTTTGAAAGGGGTCCATCCAAGCTGCTGCCTTAGTATGCCAGCTGAATATTGATCAGtgtttgcaatttgttttacaGGGTTGTAAAGGAGAACAAGTTCTCCCAGCATTTCCATTCTGACATGGATTAAATGTGATTTTGATGGGGCTGCAGTaggagcgccccctagtggctGTCAGTGGGCACACAGTTTAGTTAAGGAGATGGCAAATGGATAGAAGTAGAGATATTCTATTCTTGGATTCTGTTAAAGTCATCATAgtgttaatttttattaatacaaaacGTAGTATAATGTAGAGGATTGCCCCCCTAAGAAAACAGGAATGGGGGAGTAattcatttccatttttatctTTCCTTCTATTCAGGTCAAAAAGAGAACAGACCGGCTGATAAATTCCAGCTCACCTTCCCCCTGAGGACCAACTACATGTATGCCAAGGTTAAGAAAAGCCTGCCTGAGATGTATGCCTTCACGGTGTGCATGTGGCTGAAATCCAACGCCTCACCAGGTGTGGGCACCCCATTCTCATACGCAGTCCCAGGCCAGGCCAACGAGCTGGTGCTGATTGAGTGGGGCAATAACCCAATGGAAATTCTCATCAATGACAAGGTAATCACTCAACTCAAACCCTTCCTTGATGTCATACCTGTATCTCCTCTTTGTGTGTGCTTGCCTTCTTATACTTATTACTATTCCACAGGTTGCCAAGTTGCCCTTTGTCatcaatgatgggaagtggcatcATATATGCATTTCGTGGACAACCAGGGATGGTGTTTGGGAAGCTTACCAGGACGGAATGCTGAGAGGCAACGGTGAAAATCTAGCTCCGTATCATCCAATTAAGCATCAGGGTGTCCTGGTGCTGGGCCAAGAACAGGTAACAGAGGACCACAATGTATATACAAACATTCTGCCATGAATGATCCAGAGCATTTACTATTTTGAGGATCCTTTTGGATCAGATGACCATAAACGCTCCGGCTTCTAATAAGTCATGAAGTTATGTGTCATTTATTTAAGCAGTGAAATGCTTATGTTTGTTAAATAGTCTTAAATGGACATTTAACTTTCCAAGATATTTTCTGACTACAGAAGGTCCTTTAGAGGTTTTCCAATCCCCCCTTCCACTGTAGGCTTAGTAAGAGATTACATGCATGAGACACAGAGACCTCACAGGCAATGAGACCTGGGGTTTGACATAAGATTAGCTAAAACTATTGGGATTAGGCTACTgcagatttattaattaataaatattaatattaaatccaATATAAATATCGGATAGTCATTAATGGCACAATTCATTTTTCCTTGAGATCTTATATTAAGGTTTGTATGGCTGGCTGCTCACCGTAGAGGACATATTCAGATTTTGTTGATATGGGACTgacttattttgttttacttttaccCAAGGATACACTTGGAGGCGGATTTGATGCCACACAAGCTTTTGTTGGGGAACTGGCGCATTTCAACATTTGGGACCGGAAGCTGACGGTCGGAGAGGTCTATAACCTAGCGACTTGCAGGAACAAGGCTCTAACCGGTAACGTCATTAGCTGGGCAGAGAGCAACATAGAGATCTTTGGTGGAGCCACCAAATGGACATTCGATGCATGTCGTCAGATCAACTGACAGGGAttggatttcattttttttctttcatttttattcaaGACGTCATTAGTCTCATTCTGCACCCTGCCTTCCCGATGAAGGTTCATCAAGAACAAGGTTGTCTAATTTTTTActctgcaaaaacaaaaacaaaaaaataaaaatcaaaaaacgtcacaaaaaaaagaagcaaaaaatatataaaaaaaagactattcAGCTAAGCCACTTCTTTTATCATAAAGAATCCACCTCTCATGTCTTACATTTGGCATGAGAGTTTTCAGGGTTAATTGGAAAGGCACAAGGGCATTTAAAGGAGAGCAGGGAATCAgtaaagatgatttttttttagggagagatttcactttttttgtattgatgGAGATGTTTCTGAGGTTTGATTTTCGTATTGCCAACTTAGTTTAACCTCTTAGCTGCTGGGGGAGAGGGGGTCTACCAGGCTTTCACAAGCACTGGATTACAAGTGCCTCCAGCAGGGATGGGGTTAATCCTGAGTGCCTTGAGCTGATGCAAATACTGAGCACATTTCGTCTTCATTTTGCATACCTTTAGATGACTCTTTATCTTCTCGCATACAATAAATCTGTTATGCTGTTTGTTAGAGGCACTTTCTGTCTTTTTGCCagctctgtttattta from Spea bombifrons isolate aSpeBom1 chromosome 13, aSpeBom1.2.pri, whole genome shotgun sequence encodes:
- the NPTX1 gene encoding neuronal pentraxin-1 encodes the protein MITGACWKCLLLSFFFLRGSAQNFAQTRFICTSVPVDVDMCTSSMQNSGPTEDLKTTILQLRETVLQQKETIMNQKDTIRELTGKLSRCEGHTHLEVPSNEPKLGTPGSKKKETSKNTMGDLSRTPTAETLTQLGQTLQSLKTRLENLEMYSRGNSSTQASSLKDLLQSKIDDLEKQVLSRVNTLEEGKVNLKNETEQRGKIESTLTSLHQRITDLEKGQKENRPADKFQLTFPLRTNYMYAKVKKSLPEMYAFTVCMWLKSNASPGVGTPFSYAVPGQANELVLIEWGNNPMEILINDKVAKLPFVINDGKWHHICISWTTRDGVWEAYQDGMLRGNGENLAPYHPIKHQGVLVLGQEQDTLGGGFDATQAFVGELAHFNIWDRKLTVGEVYNLATCRNKALTGNVISWAESNIEIFGGATKWTFDACRQIN